In one Gemmatimonas aurantiaca genomic region, the following are encoded:
- a CDS encoding TlpA disulfide reductase family protein, producing the protein MTVKQQWLVVLAIVALLGGGAFAASHFLKDELTSVTVGSNAPGFIAQTLEEPGRPKSLTDYRGDVVVLNIWATWCIPCRAEMPSMEALYKDLGPKGLKIVAISVDDADAGQKIRDFVKEYGITFDVLHDGTGSIQGIYRTTGVPETFVLDREGMIRKKWIGADDWASEGNRRLLEQLLAQPKS; encoded by the coding sequence ATGACCGTCAAACAACAGTGGCTCGTCGTGCTCGCCATCGTCGCCCTGCTCGGCGGCGGCGCGTTCGCGGCATCGCATTTCCTGAAGGACGAACTCACCAGTGTCACGGTGGGCTCCAACGCGCCGGGTTTCATCGCGCAGACCCTCGAGGAACCCGGCCGCCCCAAATCGCTCACCGACTATCGGGGCGACGTGGTGGTGCTGAACATCTGGGCCACCTGGTGCATTCCCTGCCGCGCGGAAATGCCGAGCATGGAAGCGTTGTACAAGGATCTGGGGCCCAAGGGCCTCAAGATCGTCGCCATCAGCGTGGACGACGCCGACGCCGGTCAGAAGATCCGCGATTTCGTGAAGGAGTACGGCATCACATTCGACGTCCTGCACGACGGAACCGGATCCATTCAGGGGATCTATCGCACGACCGGCGTGCCCGAGACGTTCGTGCTCGACCGCGAGGGCATGATCCGCAAGAAGTGGATCGGGGCCGACGACTGGGCCTCCGAGGGCAATCGCCGGCTGCTCGAACAACTGCTCGCCCAACCGAAATCCTGA